In Streptomyces nojiriensis, the sequence CCTTCACGATCTCGCGCACCGGCGAGCCGATCGGCACCAGCGGCAGGCCGACGCCGTCGAGGAAGTCCGCGAAGTCCGGCGGCGCACAGACCCGTACGTCCGCACCGAGTGCCCGCAGCTGCACGCCGAGTCCGGCCATCGGCTCGATGTCGCCGCGCGACCCGTAGGCCATCAACAACACACGCATGTGGTGGTTCTCATTTCCGTAGATTCTGATGTCCGGATTCGTCTGCGCGAACCCGGTCGTGAAGGGGCGCCTGGGCGAGGTCAGTTCGCGGGTATGTCGAGTTGGAGCTCGTGTGTGCGCCGGTAGGGGCGGTATCCGAGCTGGTGGTTGACGGCCAGCATGTGGGTGTTGTCGGCGGCGTTGTCCGTCTCGATCTCGACGACGTCGGGATGTTCGGTGCGCAGGCGGTGGGCCATGGCGGTTTTGACCCACCGTCCGAGGCCGTGACCGCGGTGTGCGGGGACGACCGCCGTGTCGTACTGCTGGGCGCGGGGCCCGGAGCCCTGGGGGAGCAGGATCTCGGTGTATCCGGCGAGGGTGCCGTCGTCGTGGACGGCGGCGGTGGTCAGCAGGGTGTCGCCGCGGTCGGCGATCACCTTCGCCATGGCGCGGACGCGGTCGCCGTCCCATGCCACGCGGCCGTAGTCCATCTCTCCCATGGGCATGTCGTTCATGGCGTTCTTGGCCTGGGCGAAGGCGTCGGCGAGGTCGTCGGGGACCGTGCCGGTCCAGGCGGCCGGCCGGTAGCCGGGAGGCGCGGTGGCGGCGGTCCGCGGCAGGCCGGCTCCGGGCAGGTCGTCGAGGCGCAGGACGAGGTGGTCCAGGGTGAGGACGCGGTGGAATCCCCTCCGTTCGCCGAAGGCCTGGCCCGGGCCGGCGTCCGCGGCCGCCGTGACGAGGCTGCGCCGGTTCTCCGTGCGGCAGGCCGCCACGACGGCGGACAGCAGGCGGGAGCCGGCTCCCCGGTGGCGGTGCGCGGGGTGGACGTGGAGTTCCAGTTCGGCCAGGTGGTCCTGGCCCGGGGAGGTGAACACCCGCAGGCCGGCGATGCCGACGGGGACGCCGTCGGCACCGGTGGCCAGCCAGGCCAGCCGGCGGCTGCCCAGAGCGGGCCCGGTGAGCCGGGCGTGGACCTGTCCGGGGTCGGGGGCCGGCACACCGGGCAGGTCGTGGGAGATCGAGGCCGCGACGACCTGATGCCACGCGGCGGCCTCGGCGGCCGAAACACGCTCAAGCGGACTGACACGTACGGATTCGGACAAGGTGATGGCTTTCGTGGTCGGGTCGGTCGTGGACCGCCAAGCGGCGGGCTGATGATGAGGCTGCGTCAGGCCGCAGCACCCGGACTCCAGCGGTCGAGGTCGGCGTACGCCGGGATCCACCGGGCGGTGCAGGCGGCGTAGGCGGGTGGGGACAGCCGGGCGAGGAGCCTGTTCGCCGTCGGCTCGTCGGCGCCGTCGAGCAGCCACGGCAGCAGCAGTGGTGCGTCCTG encodes:
- a CDS encoding GNAT family N-acetyltransferase yields the protein MSESVRVSPLERVSAAEAAAWHQVVAASISHDLPGVPAPDPGQVHARLTGPALGSRRLAWLATGADGVPVGIAGLRVFTSPGQDHLAELELHVHPAHRHRGAGSRLLSAVVAACRTENRRSLVTAAADAGPGQAFGERRGFHRVLTLDHLVLRLDDLPGAGLPRTAATAPPGYRPAAWTGTVPDDLADAFAQAKNAMNDMPMGEMDYGRVAWDGDRVRAMAKVIADRGDTLLTTAAVHDDGTLAGYTEILLPQGSGPRAQQYDTAVVPAHRGHGLGRWVKTAMAHRLRTEHPDVVEIETDNAADNTHMLAVNHQLGYRPYRRTHELQLDIPAN